Proteins from a genomic interval of Polyodon spathula isolate WHYD16114869_AA chromosome 1, ASM1765450v1, whole genome shotgun sequence:
- the fgf24 gene encoding fibroblast growth factor 24 isoform X2 translates to MRYISSRFIYLGLHLLVLYFQVQESQQTSADFRVYVENHTRNPDDLSRKQVRIYQLYSRTTGKHVQILGKKVNANGDDGALLVVETETFGSHIRIKGKDTGYYICMNKRGKIIGKLNGRSQECVFVEEVLENNYTALVSAKYKGWYLGFTRKGLPKKGSRTQQNQQEVHFMKRHPKGKVDPLQEFRFTTVTKRIRRARRLKVKSNSN, encoded by the exons ATGCGTTATATCTCTTCACGCTTCATCTACTT GGGTTTACACTTATTAGTCCTCTACTTTCAAGTTCAG GAATCTCAGCAGACCTCGGCTGATTTCCGTGTCTATGTCGAAAACCACACACGGAACCCTGATGACCTGAGCCGCAAACAGGTCCGAATATATCAGCTTTACAGCCGGACCACTGGGAAACATGTCCAGATCCTGGGGAAGAAAGTCAACGCCAACGGGGACGATGGGG CTCTCCTAGTGGTGGAAACAGAAACCTTTGGAAGCCATATCCGAATAAAAGGAAAAGATACTGGGTATTACATCTGCATGAACAAAAGGGGCAAAATTATTGGAAAG CTCAATGGAAGAAGCCAAGAGTGTGTCTTTGTGGAAGAAGTATTGGAGAATAACTACACTGCACTGGTGTCAGCCAAGTACAAAGGCTGGTACCTGGGATTCACCCGGAAAGGACTGCCTAAAAAGGGCTCAAGGACCCAGCAGAACCAGCAGGAAGTCCACTTTATGAAACGGCACCCAAAGGGCAAAGTGGACCCACTACAGGAGTTCCGTTTCACCACGGTCACCAAGAGAATTCGCAGGGCACGACGCTTAAAAGTGAAGTCCAACTCAAACTGA
- the fgf24 gene encoding fibroblast growth factor 24 isoform X1, whose protein sequence is MRYISSRFIYLGLHLLVLYFQVQESQQTSADFRVYVENHTRNPDDLSRKQVRIYQLYSRTTGKHVQILGKKVNANGDDGGKYALLVVETETFGSHIRIKGKDTGYYICMNKRGKIIGKLNGRSQECVFVEEVLENNYTALVSAKYKGWYLGFTRKGLPKKGSRTQQNQQEVHFMKRHPKGKVDPLQEFRFTTVTKRIRRARRLKVKSNSN, encoded by the exons ATGCGTTATATCTCTTCACGCTTCATCTACTT GGGTTTACACTTATTAGTCCTCTACTTTCAAGTTCAG GAATCTCAGCAGACCTCGGCTGATTTCCGTGTCTATGTCGAAAACCACACACGGAACCCTGATGACCTGAGCCGCAAACAGGTCCGAATATATCAGCTTTACAGCCGGACCACTGGGAAACATGTCCAGATCCTGGGGAAGAAAGTCAACGCCAACGGGGACGATGGGGGCAAGTATG CTCTCCTAGTGGTGGAAACAGAAACCTTTGGAAGCCATATCCGAATAAAAGGAAAAGATACTGGGTATTACATCTGCATGAACAAAAGGGGCAAAATTATTGGAAAG CTCAATGGAAGAAGCCAAGAGTGTGTCTTTGTGGAAGAAGTATTGGAGAATAACTACACTGCACTGGTGTCAGCCAAGTACAAAGGCTGGTACCTGGGATTCACCCGGAAAGGACTGCCTAAAAAGGGCTCAAGGACCCAGCAGAACCAGCAGGAAGTCCACTTTATGAAACGGCACCCAAAGGGCAAAGTGGACCCACTACAGGAGTTCCGTTTCACCACGGTCACCAAGAGAATTCGCAGGGCACGACGCTTAAAAGTGAAGTCCAACTCAAACTGA